From one Bacteroides fragilis NCTC 9343 genomic stretch:
- a CDS encoding Crp/Fnr family transcriptional regulator produces the protein MVKMNLSEINVPERIAEMWAPLNAEQREFLANNFTLQNYKKNETIYCEGESPTYLMCLLSGKVKIYKDGVGGRSQIIRMIKPTEYFGYRAYFAKEDYVTAASAFEPSTICLIPMSAIMTLVSQNNDLGMFFIRQLSIDLGIADERTVNLTQKHIRGRLAESLLFLKESYGLEEDGSTLSIYLSREDLANLSNMTTSNAIRTLSNFATERLITIDGRKIKIIDEEKLKKISKIG, from the coding sequence ATGGTAAAGATGAATTTGTCAGAAATAAACGTTCCCGAACGTATTGCAGAGATGTGGGCTCCTCTAAACGCAGAGCAAAGGGAGTTCCTGGCCAATAATTTCACCCTTCAAAATTACAAAAAGAATGAAACAATTTATTGTGAAGGTGAATCACCTACCTATCTGATGTGTCTGCTTAGCGGCAAAGTAAAAATCTATAAAGACGGTGTAGGAGGCAGAAGTCAGATTATACGCATGATAAAGCCTACAGAATATTTCGGTTACCGAGCTTACTTTGCCAAAGAAGACTATGTGACTGCCGCTTCTGCGTTCGAACCTTCAACCATCTGCCTGATTCCCATGAGTGCTATCATGACACTGGTAAGCCAGAACAATGACCTGGGTATGTTTTTCATTCGTCAATTGTCTATCGACCTCGGTATTGCCGATGAAAGAACCGTCAATCTGACCCAAAAACACATTCGCGGACGCTTGGCCGAATCACTGCTTTTCCTCAAAGAAAGCTATGGACTGGAAGAAGATGGCTCTACGTTAAGTATCTATCTTTCACGCGAGGATTTGGCTAACCTATCGAATATGACTACTTCTAATGCCATCCGTACATTATCCAACTTCGCAACCGAACGACTGATCACCATCGACGGACGAAAAATCAAGATCATCGACGAGGAAAAACTTAAGAAGATCAGCAAAATAGGATAA
- a CDS encoding glutamine synthetase III family protein produces MSKMRFFALQELSNRKPLEITTPSNKLSDYYASHVFDRKKMQEYLPKEAYKAVVDATEKGTPISREMADLIANGMKSWAKSLNVTHYTHWFQPLTDGTAEKHDGFIEFGEDGEVIERFSGKLLIQQEPDASSFPNGGIRNTFEARGYTAWDVSSPAFVVDTTLCIPTIFISYTGEALDYKTPLLKALAAVDKAATEVCQLFDKNITRVFTNLGWEQEYFLVDTSLYNARPDLRLTGRTLMGHSSAKDQQLEDHYFGSIPPRVTAFMKELEIECHKLGIPVKTRHNEVAPNQFELAPIFENCNLANDHNQLVMDLMKRIARKHHFAVLFHEKPYNGVNGSGKHNNWSLCTDTGINLFAPGKNPKGNMLFLTFLVNVLMMVHKNQDLLRASIMSAGNSHRLGANEAPPAILSIFLGSQLSATLDEIVRQVTNSKMTPEEKTTLKLGIGRIPEILLDTTDRNRTSPFAFTGNRFEFRAAGSSANCAAAMIAINAAMANQLNEFKASVDKLMEEGIGKDEAIFRILKENIIASEPIRFEGDGYSEEWKQEAARRGLTNICHVPEALMHYMDNQSRAVLIGERIFNETELACRLEVELEKYTMKVQIESRVLGDLAINHIVPIAVSYQNRLLENLCRMKEIFSEEEYEVMSADRKELIKEISHRVSAIKVLVRDMTEARKVANHKENFKEKAFAYEETVRPYLESIRDHIDHLEMEIDDEIWPLPKYRELLFTK; encoded by the coding sequence ATGTCAAAAATGAGATTTTTCGCACTACAAGAGCTATCTAACAGAAAGCCCTTAGAAATTACTACTCCCTCTAATAAACTATCCGATTATTATGCCAGCCATGTATTCGATCGTAAGAAGATGCAAGAGTACCTTCCCAAAGAAGCATACAAAGCAGTAGTAGACGCTACCGAAAAAGGCACCCCTATCAGCCGAGAAATGGCCGACCTGATAGCCAACGGCATGAAAAGCTGGGCAAAATCGCTCAATGTGACACACTACACCCACTGGTTTCAGCCACTGACAGACGGAACGGCCGAGAAACATGACGGCTTTATCGAGTTCGGTGAAGACGGTGAAGTAATCGAACGTTTTTCCGGCAAATTACTGATCCAGCAGGAACCGGACGCTTCTTCTTTCCCTAATGGTGGAATCCGTAATACATTCGAAGCCCGCGGTTACACTGCATGGGACGTTTCGTCACCGGCTTTCGTAGTAGACACCACTCTTTGTATCCCGACGATTTTTATCTCATATACAGGTGAAGCACTCGACTACAAAACTCCATTATTAAAAGCATTGGCAGCCGTTGACAAAGCTGCTACCGAAGTATGCCAGCTTTTCGACAAAAACATCACCCGGGTATTCACCAATTTGGGTTGGGAACAGGAATATTTTTTGGTTGACACCTCTTTATATAATGCCCGCCCCGACCTTCGACTAACAGGACGCACCTTGATGGGACATTCTTCGGCCAAGGACCAACAGTTGGAAGATCATTACTTCGGTTCTATTCCACCACGCGTCACAGCTTTCATGAAAGAACTTGAAATAGAGTGTCACAAGCTGGGCATACCGGTAAAGACCCGCCACAATGAAGTCGCTCCCAACCAGTTTGAATTGGCTCCCATTTTTGAAAACTGTAATCTGGCGAATGACCACAATCAGTTGGTAATGGACCTGATGAAACGTATCGCACGCAAACATCATTTTGCTGTTCTTTTCCATGAAAAGCCCTACAATGGCGTTAATGGTTCGGGCAAACATAACAACTGGTCGCTCTGCACCGATACAGGCATCAACCTCTTTGCACCGGGTAAAAATCCAAAAGGAAACATGCTATTCCTTACTTTCCTGGTAAACGTATTAATGATGGTCCACAAGAATCAGGATCTGTTGCGTGCTTCTATTATGAGTGCCGGAAACAGTCACCGTTTGGGAGCCAACGAAGCACCTCCCGCTATCTTGTCCATTTTCCTGGGTTCACAACTGTCAGCTACACTCGATGAAATTGTCCGTCAGGTGACCAACTCAAAAATGACTCCAGAGGAGAAGACAACTTTGAAATTAGGTATCGGGCGTATACCCGAAATCCTGCTCGATACCACCGACCGTAATCGCACTTCTCCTTTTGCATTCACAGGAAATCGTTTTGAGTTCCGTGCCGCCGGCTCCTCAGCCAACTGTGCTGCTGCCATGATTGCCATAAATGCTGCCATGGCCAACCAGTTGAATGAATTTAAAGCATCGGTAGACAAACTGATGGAAGAGGGTATCGGTAAGGACGAAGCAATCTTCCGCATCCTGAAAGAAAATATCATAGCCTCCGAACCTATCCGTTTTGAGGGTGACGGCTACTCAGAAGAGTGGAAACAGGAAGCAGCCCGCCGCGGACTAACCAACATCTGCCATGTTCCGGAGGCCCTGATGCATTATATGGATAACCAATCGAGAGCCGTACTGATAGGCGAACGTATCTTCAACGAGACCGAACTCGCCTGTCGTCTGGAAGTGGAATTGGAAAAATATACCATGAAGGTACAGATTGAAAGCCGCGTATTGGGTGATCTGGCCATCAACCACATCGTCCCTATCGCTGTCAGCTACCAGAACCGTCTTTTGGAAAACCTTTGCAGAATGAAGGAAATCTTCTCTGAAGAAGAATACGAAGTAATGAGTGCCGATCGGAAAGAACTTATTAAAGAAATCTCTCACCGTGTATCTGCTATTAAAGTACTGGTACGCGACATGACAGAAGCCCGCAAAGTAGCCAATCACAAAGAGAACTTCAAAGAGAAAGCTTTTGCTTACGAAGAGACCGTACGTCCTTACCTGGAAAGCATACGCGACCATATAGACCATCTCGAGATGGAAATTGACGATGAAATCTGGCCGTTGCCCAAATACAGAGAACTGTTATTCACGAAGTAA
- a CDS encoding DUF5686 family protein — MRCNILIWCFWLFSLCFVQKGVANVVLDPQTNRPISADSILNNVMTFAPFYEKLVTDYRADLYIKGTMDIKRKNFILRYVPSMFRLQKGVRQYMVETYSDLHFTAPNIYDQKVKASMGTVHNSRGVPGMLEYFNINLYSSTLLYDRLLSPLAKNGRKYYKYLIDSIMGGTDNRQYKIRFIPRSKSDQLVGGYMIVSSDVWSVREIRFSGRSELLLFSCLIKMGSVGKDDEFLPVSYNVEGQFNFLGNRINGVYVASLNYHDIVLEENQNKWKEKVRARIKGKSKYDLSDSYNLQCETTSFHTDSAYFETLRPIPLSEAERRLYKEDALRKDTIQRNIKPKSKSQVFWGQVGDVLISDYKLNLSNLGSVKCSPLINPFLLSYSGSNGLSYRQSFKYNRLFKHDRLLRVVPKLGYNFTRKEFYWSVNTEFNYLPEKMGAVHIDFGNGNRIYSSDVLDDLKAIPDSVFDFNQIHLDYFYDLYFNFRHSIEIINGLELSVGLSTHRRKAVKSSKLVPLTKSRETLNEDIQNKIRNTYLSFAPRVRLEWTPCLYYYMNGHRKINLRSKYPTFSIDWERGIKGVFGSTGQYERLEFDLQHHIPLGLMRNIYYRFGFGMFTNQKEMYFVDFNNFTRSNLPEGWNDEIGGVFQLLDRRWYNASRKYIRGHFTYEAPFLLLKHLIKYTRYVQNERLYASILSVPHLQPYVELGYGIGTHIFDFGVFVGSENWKYTEVGCKFTFELFNR, encoded by the coding sequence TTGAGGTGCAATATATTAATATGGTGTTTTTGGTTATTCTCGCTCTGTTTTGTTCAAAAGGGAGTGGCTAACGTTGTTCTTGATCCTCAGACCAATCGTCCCATCTCTGCCGATTCTATTTTGAATAATGTGATGACTTTCGCTCCTTTTTACGAAAAGTTAGTGACCGACTATCGGGCCGATCTATATATAAAAGGTACGATGGACATCAAACGAAAGAATTTTATTCTCCGGTATGTACCTTCCATGTTCCGTCTTCAAAAAGGTGTACGGCAGTATATGGTGGAGACGTATAGTGATCTGCATTTTACAGCTCCTAATATCTATGACCAGAAGGTGAAAGCTTCTATGGGCACTGTGCATAATAGCCGGGGAGTACCGGGGATGCTCGAGTATTTCAATATCAATCTTTATTCTTCAACGCTGCTTTACGACCGATTGCTTTCGCCTTTGGCCAAAAACGGGCGGAAATATTATAAGTATCTGATCGATTCCATAATGGGTGGGACGGACAACCGACAATATAAGATACGGTTTATCCCCAGAAGTAAGAGTGATCAGTTGGTGGGTGGATATATGATTGTGAGTAGTGACGTGTGGAGTGTCCGCGAAATACGTTTTTCCGGCAGGTCGGAACTGCTATTGTTCAGTTGCCTGATAAAAATGGGTAGTGTAGGAAAGGATGATGAGTTTCTTCCGGTCAGCTATAATGTCGAAGGACAGTTTAATTTTTTGGGTAACCGTATTAATGGAGTTTATGTGGCATCGCTCAACTATCACGATATTGTGCTTGAAGAAAATCAGAATAAATGGAAAGAGAAGGTGAGGGCGAGAATAAAAGGAAAAAGTAAATATGATCTTTCAGACTCTTATAACTTGCAATGCGAGACTACCTCTTTCCATACGGATAGTGCTTATTTTGAAACATTGAGGCCTATTCCTTTGTCGGAGGCTGAGCGCAGACTATACAAAGAAGATGCGTTGCGTAAAGATACCATTCAACGCAACATCAAACCAAAGAGTAAGAGTCAGGTGTTTTGGGGACAGGTGGGAGACGTACTGATCAGTGACTATAAATTGAACCTCTCCAATCTGGGAAGCGTGAAGTGCTCACCACTTATCAACCCTTTCTTGTTGAGTTATAGCGGGAGCAATGGGCTTTCCTACAGGCAATCGTTTAAATATAACCGACTTTTTAAGCATGATAGGCTATTGCGTGTGGTACCTAAGTTGGGCTACAACTTTACACGAAAAGAATTCTATTGGTCTGTCAATACCGAATTTAATTACCTGCCCGAGAAGATGGGAGCTGTTCACATTGACTTTGGTAACGGCAACCGGATTTACAGTAGCGATGTGCTTGATGATTTGAAAGCCATACCCGACAGTGTATTTGATTTTAATCAGATTCATTTGGACTACTTTTACGATTTATATTTTAATTTCCGACACAGTATCGAGATTATTAATGGATTAGAGTTAAGTGTAGGCTTATCTACCCATAGGCGAAAGGCGGTAAAGTCCTCTAAGTTGGTTCCACTGACAAAGAGTCGGGAGACACTCAATGAAGATATCCAGAACAAAATCAGGAATACCTATTTGAGTTTTGCCCCTCGGGTTCGGTTGGAGTGGACCCCTTGTTTATACTATTACATGAACGGACACCGTAAGATTAATCTCCGTTCTAAGTATCCCACTTTTTCGATAGACTGGGAGAGGGGAATCAAGGGGGTATTTGGCAGTACCGGACAATATGAACGTTTGGAGTTTGATTTGCAGCATCATATACCCTTGGGACTGATGCGTAATATCTATTATCGTTTTGGATTTGGTATGTTTACCAATCAGAAAGAAATGTATTTTGTCGACTTTAATAACTTTACCCGAAGTAATCTTCCTGAAGGTTGGAATGACGAAATCGGAGGAGTATTTCAGCTTCTCGACCGTCGTTGGTATAATGCTTCACGGAAATATATACGGGGACATTTTACTTATGAAGCTCCTTTCCTATTATTAAAACATCTGATTAAATACACACGTTATGTACAGAACGAGCGGTTGTATGCGAGTATATTGTCAGTACCCCATCTTCAGCCGTATGTGGAATTGGGATATGGAATCGGTACTCACATCTTTGATTTTGGCGTTTTTGTAGGTAGTGAGAACTGGAAGTATACCGAGGTCGGCTGCAAGTTTACGTTCGAGCTGTTTAACCGCTAA
- a CDS encoding reverse transcriptase family protein encodes MELLLGIVIVVTCWMVVRIIRSSKNQEGYKRWRAGNYASENPYAKEKASGPLSQGLFSKRVRTTGVRRFDDGAIRWCANLLATEESRLREVLDYIPRQYTCFHVRKRSGGFRYISAPAGDFRSMQQTIYHRILLLANIHPAVTGFCPGKSVSDNARVHLGRKNVLKVDLHDFFPSIRSPRVRAAFREMGYSRPIAKVLAELCCLRCCLPQGAPTSPALSNIIAYPMDKKMMALAGEYGLVYTRYADDLTFSGDYLPKDEVLVRIHRIIREEGFTMNVKKTRFLSEHKRKIITGVSVSSGKKMTLPKVKKREIRKNVHYVLTKGLVGHQEHIGSTDPVYLKRLLGSLCYWRSIEPDNRYVSDSITALKRLM; translated from the coding sequence ATGGAACTACTTTTGGGTATTGTGATTGTCGTTACCTGTTGGATGGTTGTTCGTATTATTCGTTCAAGCAAAAATCAGGAAGGATATAAAAGGTGGAGGGCCGGTAACTATGCCAGTGAAAATCCTTATGCCAAAGAAAAAGCAAGTGGTCCGCTTTCCCAAGGTCTTTTTAGTAAGAGAGTCAGAACTACCGGTGTGAGGCGGTTCGATGACGGAGCTATCAGGTGGTGTGCCAATCTGCTGGCAACCGAAGAATCCAGATTGAGGGAAGTGTTGGATTATATACCGCGCCAATATACCTGTTTTCATGTTCGGAAAAGAAGTGGCGGATTTCGTTATATTTCGGCTCCCGCAGGTGATTTTCGTTCCATGCAACAAACTATCTATCACCGTATTTTATTGTTAGCTAACATACATCCCGCTGTTACCGGATTTTGTCCGGGAAAGTCCGTATCCGATAATGCACGGGTGCATTTGGGGCGAAAGAATGTATTAAAAGTAGATCTTCACGACTTTTTTCCTTCCATACGTTCACCCAGGGTGAGAGCAGCTTTTAGGGAGATGGGGTACTCACGTCCCATCGCGAAAGTTTTGGCGGAACTTTGTTGTCTCAGATGTTGTCTTCCGCAGGGAGCGCCTACCAGTCCGGCTCTCAGTAATATTATAGCCTATCCGATGGATAAAAAAATGATGGCGTTGGCCGGTGAATACGGGTTGGTTTATACGAGATATGCCGATGATCTTACCTTTTCGGGTGATTATTTGCCGAAAGATGAAGTTTTGGTACGAATCCACAGGATTATTCGGGAAGAAGGTTTCACGATGAATGTCAAAAAGACCCGCTTCTTGTCTGAACATAAACGTAAGATTATTACGGGAGTATCGGTTAGCTCAGGCAAGAAGATGACTCTGCCTAAAGTGAAGAAGCGGGAGATTCGTAAGAATGTGCACTACGTCCTGACAAAAGGGTTGGTCGGACATCAGGAACATATTGGTTCTACCGATCCCGTTTACTTGAAGCGTTTACTGGGCAGTTTGTGTTACTGGCGTTCCATAGAACCGGACAACCGATATGTATCCGATTCCATCACAGCTTTGAAGAGATTAATGTGA
- the rpsA gene encoding 30S ribosomal protein S1 has protein sequence MENLKNVAPIEDFNWDAYENGESFAGASHEELEKAYDGTLNKVNDREVVDGTVIAMNKREVVVNIGYKSDGIIPLNEFRYNPDLKVGDTVEVYIENQEDKKGQLVLSHRKARATRSWDRVNAALENEEIIKGYIKCRTKGGMIVDVFGIEAFLPGSQIDVKPIRDYDVFVGKTMEFKVVKINQEFKNVVVSHKALIEAELEQQKKEIIGKLEKGQVLEGTVKNITSYGVFIDLGGVDGLIHITDLSWGRVSDPKEVVELDQKLNVVILDFDDEKKRIALGLKQLTPHPWDALDPNLQVGDKVKGKVVVMADYGAFIEIAPGVEGLIHVSEMSWSQHLRSAQDFMKVGDEVEAVVLTLDREERKMSLGIKQLKQDPWETIEEKYPVGSKHTAKVRNFTNFGVFVEIEEGVDGLIHISDLSWTKKVKHPSEFTQIGADIEVQVLEIDKENRRLSLGHKQLEENPWDVFETVFTVGSVHEGTIIEMLDKGAVVALPYGVEGFATPKHLVKEDGSQAQMDEKLEFKVIEFNKDAKRIILSHSRIFEDVAKAEERAEKKAASNAKKSSKREETPAIQNQAASTTLGDIDALAALKEQLEGKK, from the coding sequence ATGGAAAACTTAAAGAACGTTGCTCCTATTGAAGACTTCAACTGGGATGCGTATGAAAACGGCGAGAGCTTCGCTGGTGCCAGCCACGAAGAACTCGAAAAAGCTTACGACGGTACGCTTAACAAAGTAAATGACCGTGAGGTTGTTGACGGAACTGTAATCGCAATGAACAAACGTGAAGTTGTTGTGAACATCGGTTACAAATCAGACGGTATCATTCCTTTGAATGAATTCCGCTACAATCCTGATTTGAAAGTAGGTGATACTGTTGAAGTATACATCGAAAATCAGGAAGACAAAAAAGGACAGTTGGTTCTGTCACACAGAAAAGCTCGCGCTACTCGCTCTTGGGATCGCGTTAATGCTGCTCTGGAAAACGAAGAAATTATCAAGGGTTACATCAAGTGTCGCACTAAGGGTGGTATGATCGTTGACGTATTCGGTATCGAAGCATTCTTGCCGGGTTCTCAGATCGACGTGAAACCGATCCGTGACTATGATGTATTTGTTGGCAAAACAATGGAATTCAAAGTGGTTAAAATCAACCAGGAATTCAAAAACGTGGTTGTTTCTCACAAAGCTCTTATCGAAGCTGAACTGGAACAACAGAAGAAAGAAATTATCGGTAAGCTCGAAAAAGGACAAGTTCTTGAAGGAACCGTTAAGAATATCACATCTTATGGTGTATTCATCGACCTGGGTGGCGTAGACGGATTGATCCACATCACTGACCTGTCTTGGGGCCGCGTAAGCGATCCGAAAGAAGTGGTTGAACTGGATCAGAAGTTGAACGTTGTTATCCTCGACTTCGATGACGAGAAGAAACGTATCGCTTTGGGTCTGAAACAACTGACTCCGCACCCATGGGATGCTTTGGATCCGAACCTTCAGGTAGGTGACAAAGTGAAAGGTAAAGTAGTGGTTATGGCTGACTACGGTGCATTCATCGAAATCGCTCCGGGTGTTGAAGGTCTGATCCACGTTTCAGAAATGTCATGGTCACAGCATTTGCGTTCTGCACAAGACTTCATGAAAGTCGGTGACGAAGTAGAAGCTGTAGTTCTGACTTTGGATCGCGAAGAACGTAAGATGTCTTTGGGTATCAAACAACTGAAACAAGATCCATGGGAAACTATCGAAGAGAAGTATCCTGTAGGTTCTAAGCATACTGCTAAGGTTCGTAATTTCACTAACTTCGGTGTATTCGTAGAAATCGAAGAAGGTGTTGACGGACTGATCCACATCTCTGACCTTTCTTGGACTAAGAAGGTTAAACACCCGTCAGAATTTACTCAGATTGGTGCTGATATCGAAGTTCAGGTATTGGAAATCGACAAAGAAAACCGTCGTTTGAGCCTTGGTCACAAACAACTTGAAGAGAATCCTTGGGATGTATTCGAAACAGTATTTACTGTAGGTTCTGTACACGAAGGTACAATTATCGAAATGCTGGATAAAGGCGCTGTAGTTGCTCTTCCTTACGGTGTTGAAGGTTTCGCTACTCCGAAACATCTCGTTAAAGAAGACGGTTCACAGGCTCAGATGGACGAGAAACTGGAATTCAAAGTGATTGAGTTCAATAAAGATGCTAAGAGAATCATCTTGTCTCACAGCCGCATTTTCGAAGATGTTGCTAAGGCAGAAGAAAGAGCTGAAAAGAAGGCTGCTTCTAACGCAAAGAAATCTTCTAAGAGAGAAGAAACTCCTGCTATCCAGAACCAGGCTGCTTCTACAACTCTGGGTGATATCGATGCTTTGGCTGCTCTGAAAGAACAGTTGGAAGGTAAGAAGTAA
- a CDS encoding ribonuclease Z, with the protein MEKFELHILGCGSALPTTRHFATSQVVNLRDKLFMIDCGEGAQMQLRKSRLKFSRLNHIFISHLHGDHCFGLMGLISTFGLLGRTAELHIHSPKGLEELLTPMLNFFCHTLAYKVIFHEFDTRQTSVVYEDRSMTVTTIPLQHRIPCCGFLFAEKARPNHIIRDMVDFYKVPVYELNRIKNGSDYVTPEGEVIANTRLTRPSDPPRKYAYCSDTIFRPEIVKQLSGVDLLFHEATFAESELARAKETYHTTAAQAARIALEAGVRQLVIGHFSARYEDESILLKEASAVFPNTILAKENLCISL; encoded by the coding sequence ATGGAAAAATTTGAATTACATATATTGGGTTGCGGGTCCGCATTGCCTACTACCCGGCATTTTGCTACCTCACAGGTAGTTAATTTGCGTGATAAACTTTTTATGATCGATTGTGGAGAAGGAGCACAAATGCAATTGCGTAAATCACGGTTGAAATTCTCACGGTTGAATCATATCTTTATCTCGCATCTGCATGGTGACCATTGCTTCGGATTGATGGGACTTATTTCCACTTTCGGGTTACTGGGACGTACGGCTGAATTACACATTCATTCTCCAAAAGGATTGGAGGAGTTGTTGACTCCCATGCTCAATTTCTTTTGCCATACATTGGCCTATAAAGTCATTTTTCATGAATTCGATACCAGACAGACTTCAGTGGTTTACGAAGATCGTTCGATGACGGTCACTACTATTCCGCTTCAGCACCGTATTCCTTGTTGTGGCTTTCTGTTTGCCGAAAAAGCACGCCCTAATCATATTATACGTGATATGGTGGATTTTTATAAGGTGCCTGTTTACGAACTAAACCGGATAAAGAATGGATCTGATTACGTGACTCCCGAGGGAGAAGTGATTGCCAATACACGTTTGACCCGGCCTTCGGATCCTCCCAGAAAGTATGCCTATTGTTCCGATACGATTTTTAGGCCGGAAATAGTGAAACAACTTTCCGGTGTCGACTTACTTTTTCATGAAGCGACCTTTGCCGAATCAGAGTTGGCACGTGCCAAAGAGACCTATCATACTACAGCTGCTCAGGCGGCACGGATAGCTTTGGAGGCCGGGGTACGCCAGTTGGTAATCGGTCACTTTTCTGCCCGTTACGAAGACGAGAGTATTTTGCTGAAAGAAGCTTCGGCGGTATTCCCGAATACGATTCTGGCAAAAGAAAATTTGTGTATAAGTCTTTAA
- a CDS encoding RNA polymerase sigma factor: MNPYNEREVLALLQDERTQKQGFERIVSQYSEQLYWQIRRMVLSHDDANDLLQNTFIKAWINIDYFRAEAKLSTWLYRIALNECITFLNKQRAMNTVAIDDPEADVTQKLESDPYFSGDRAELLLQKALLTLPEKQRMVFNLKYYQEMKYEEMSEIFGTSVGALKASYHHAVKKIEKFLEEAN; encoded by the coding sequence ATGAACCCTTATAATGAACGAGAGGTTTTGGCGCTCCTTCAGGATGAGAGAACACAGAAGCAGGGATTTGAAAGGATTGTCTCACAATATAGCGAACAGTTATACTGGCAAATCCGGCGGATGGTGCTTTCACACGATGATGCCAATGATCTTCTTCAAAACACTTTCATTAAGGCGTGGATAAACATTGATTATTTCCGGGCTGAGGCAAAGCTATCTACCTGGCTTTACCGTATTGCCCTGAACGAATGTATCACTTTCCTGAATAAACAGCGGGCTATGAATACGGTCGCCATTGACGATCCGGAGGCTGATGTCACCCAGAAACTGGAGAGTGATCCTTACTTTTCGGGAGATCGTGCAGAACTTTTGCTTCAGAAAGCACTGCTGACCCTTCCTGAGAAGCAGCGGATGGTGTTTAACCTGAAATACTATCAGGAGATGAAGTATGAAGAGATGTCGGAGATATTCGGCACTTCAGTAGGAGCTTTGAAAGCTTCTTACCATCATGCCGTGAAAAAAATCGAGAAGTTTTTGGAAGAGGCCAATTAA
- the mazG gene encoding nucleoside triphosphate pyrophosphohydrolase yields the protein MHTREEQMEAFGRFLDILDELRVKCPWDRKQTNESLRPNTIEETYELCDALMRNDKKDICKELGDVLLHVAFYAKIGSETGDFDMKDVCDKLCEKLIFRHPHVFGEVKAETAGQVSENWEQLKLKEKDGNKSVLSGVPAALPSLIKAYRIQDKARNVGFDWEEREQVWDKVKEEIAEFQVEVANMDKDKAEAEFGDVMFSLINAARLYKINPDNALERTNQKFIRRFNYLEDHTIKEGKNLKDMSLDEMDAIWNEAKKKGL from the coding sequence ATGCATACAAGAGAAGAACAAATGGAAGCGTTCGGACGCTTTCTGGACATCCTCGACGAACTTCGGGTAAAATGTCCATGGGACCGCAAGCAGACTAACGAAAGCCTGCGCCCCAACACTATTGAAGAAACTTACGAACTTTGCGATGCATTAATGCGGAACGACAAAAAAGATATCTGCAAAGAACTGGGAGACGTCCTGCTGCACGTAGCTTTTTATGCTAAAATCGGTTCCGAAACCGGTGATTTCGACATGAAAGATGTATGCGACAAACTTTGTGAGAAATTGATATTCCGTCATCCCCATGTATTCGGGGAAGTAAAAGCAGAAACAGCCGGACAAGTATCCGAAAACTGGGAACAATTGAAACTGAAGGAGAAAGACGGCAATAAAAGTGTGTTAAGCGGTGTACCTGCTGCTTTACCCTCACTTATAAAAGCTTACAGAATACAGGACAAAGCACGCAACGTAGGATTCGATTGGGAAGAAAGAGAGCAGGTTTGGGATAAAGTAAAAGAAGAAATAGCCGAATTTCAGGTGGAAGTAGCCAATATGGATAAGGATAAGGCAGAAGCAGAATTCGGAGATGTCATGTTCAGCCTCATCAATGCTGCCCGACTTTATAAAATCAACCCGGACAATGCATTGGAACGTACCAACCAAAAATTCATCCGACGATTTAACTATCTGGAAGATCATACCATTAAAGAAGGTAAAAATCTAAAAGATATGAGCCTGGATGAAATGGATGCCATCTGGAACGAAGCTAAAAAGAAAGGATTATAG